Sequence from the Flavobacterium sp. J372 genome:
TATTGTATTTTTCATTGCTTTCATGATTAATCTGTTATATGTCCAAGCTGTTAGTTTGTCACGTTAAAAAATGTATATTCCAGTTTCAGGTAAATTCCATTTGGGGCCGAGCGCAGCATCGAGCTGTACAATTCCTGCTTGTAAGCCACATCAATTCTCGCCTGGCTGTTTATGATGAACTGGACAGAAGGTACAACATCAAGGTAAGACCTGCCGTTCTCAGCCAGGGTCTGCCCAAGCAATTCAACCATCAGGTTGATATTGGTCTGCTTATAGCTGGTATAGGTCTTTGGGTACATGAGCCTGCCCAGCGACAGCGAATAGTTGATGGCGGTACTGGCCTGTCCCGATGGAAAATCATTATCAGGCCTGTTATCAAAAGCCTTCTCGTAGCTCACAGTGGAGCTGATTGCCAGTTTTTTGATCAGCTTGGTCGCTATGATACCGGCTTCGACACCCGTATTGTGCCCCATGGTCTCGATTTCTTCCTGATGGATATCGGCATTGTTCATGCTGTAGCGCCCAAAGGCGGCCATCCTGAAATGGCTTTGCAGGTCATCGCTCGAGAGGAACCTGTATTTGGCATACAGCCCGCCACCTTCAGTCACAAGGTCGGTATTCCTGTTGCTTATGTAGGCTGTGGCCCTTACCATCCAGCTTTTGTTGATGCCCCATGTAACCTCGGGCATCATGTGGTAGTTATATCCCGAATCGTATTGCTCCTTCATCAGGGACTGCCCGATCCGCGCACTTATAGAGCCTGCCGGCACATTGCTGGCGGGTTCGGTCATCACAAATAATTCCTGTGCACTGGCGAAGTAGCCTCCCATTAGCAAACATAGTATCGTTAGCTTCCTCATGCTTAAATCACCTTCACATGAAAATCACCTTCGTTCTCAACATTATAGGTTGGGTATTTCGAGTATGATTTCTGCAGTTTCTTATATTCCTTTTGGGTTACATAGCCCTTGTCCTGTATCTTTAGCCTGGTTTGCCCGTTCAATACTTTTTCCTTAGAATCGACAAACACGAGTGTTGCGCCCTGCGCCTCTACCGCGGCATTATCTTTCGGCACAACCTGGTCCAGGCTGAGGGTAATCACCATCGACCCCACAAAGAATCCTGCCTTTTCCACGCTGTTCTTCAGTGTCGCCGGTGTGATTGTATTGCCTGGCTTTAGAATGACCGTGAACGTATTGGTGTTAAGGTCAGTCTCTACATTTTCTACCCCATCGATTGACTTCAGCTGCTTGTTAATGGCATTCGAGCACATAGAACAGGTCAGGCCCGTTGCCACAATTTCCGCTTTTTGGAGTTGCCCATAAACGGTAGCTGATGGCAGAAATGTCGCAAATGTTAACAGCAGCAGTTGATATATAGTTTTCATATTATTTAGCTTTATTGATTTCATTAATGATCTGTTGTTCTGAAGGATTTATGGCGATGAGTTTGCCTGAAGCATCGAAGAGATAGCTGGCAGGCATATTCTCTACACCGAAGGTTACAGCCGATTTGGCGTCGAAGCCCGCAGGGTCATTCACCTGCACATAAGCGATCTTATCTTTTTTTATGGCATCACGCCATTTTGCCTTGTCTTTATCAAGGGAAACCCCTACGATCTCAAAGCCCTGCTTTTTGTACTTGCTGTAGAGCTTTACCAATTTCTTATTGGCCACCCTGCAGGGCCCACACCACGATGCCCAAAAATCCACAAGTGTAACCTTTCCTTTGAAGGATGCGAGGTCTACGGGCTGGCCCTCGCTCGATCTGAGGGTGAGCTTTGGAAGTGACGCCCCGGTCCTTAGCTGCGCCGCAGCAGGGATGCAAAGCATGCTCATCAGCATGATCAGTACCAGATTTAGTCTCATCTTATTCAATGGTTTCAATGTTTTTACCGCAGGTAAGCATCTGTGAGCCGTAATACGGGTTTTTGATCGCCTTTTCTTCACTTAGCCAGTTTGCGCCTTTGCCGTCATTGAACATTGGGCAATTGTTATAGTATACTGACTGTGGCAGGTCAGCCGCCTTGGCCAGCGTGTATAGATTCTCTGATAATGTTGAGAAAAGCTGCCGCTGCTTCTTCAGGTCCTGTGAACTGGCAATAC
This genomic interval carries:
- a CDS encoding heavy-metal-associated domain-containing protein, whose translation is MKTIYQLLLLTFATFLPSATVYGQLQKAEIVATGLTCSMCSNAINKQLKSIDGVENVETDLNTNTFTVILKPGNTITPATLKNSVEKAGFFVGSMVITLSLDQVVPKDNAAVEAQGATLVFVDSKEKVLNGQTRLKIQDKGYVTQKEYKKLQKSYSKYPTYNVENEGDFHVKVI
- a CDS encoding TlpA disulfide reductase family protein, producing MRLNLVLIMLMSMLCIPAAAQLRTGASLPKLTLRSSEGQPVDLASFKGKVTLVDFWASWCGPCRVANKKLVKLYSKYKKQGFEIVGVSLDKDKAKWRDAIKKDKIAYVQVNDPAGFDAKSAVTFGVENMPASYLFDASGKLIAINPSEQQIINEINKAK